The Bacteroidota bacterium DNA segment GTTGGCCTCAATCCCCGTTTGGAGGGTAGGGTCAGTACTAAAGCCGGGATAATGCGCGGTGAGATACGAAATCATATCGTCCCTTGCCCCCTTTCCCTGTCCATACTGGATGTACAGCCCATATTGATCTCGATTGCTCGAACGCGTCACGCTGTGATACTTTCCGCCTGCCGTGATTGTTCCGGAGAATTCGTCTGAAAACTTAAACGGTATTTTCCAGTCAGCCTTTGCATCATAATCCTGGTCCGAAAGAGAAGTATTGATGATCCATGGCTCCTGAAGCAAAGAATACTGGGGCTGCTGCACTCCATTATAGTTCATCAAGATGGAAGGTTGAACAAAGTTTGTTTGTTGCACCTTTAGGACCGGAAATCCCGTAGGCTCAAATCCATAGATATCAATCTGCTGGGCTAGCGGAGAACTTACATCCCCCTTCGTATACGTAAACGACAGCGGCAATTCTGTCTTCCCGAGTTTGAATAAAAATTGCGCCGAATGCGACCATTGTTCGGTCTTGGTCTGGTTGGCAAAAATCTGGGAGAAGAATTGTCCGGATAAGAATGTCGTTTGGTTGCTTCTGGTCAAGGTACTGTCTTTTTTCTGGTCGTACACGCTGTAGAATTTCGCGCTAAAAAAATCAGACACATAATCTAGCACCGCGCTCGCGCCGTATCGATTCCTTTTTGTATCTGTTTGCTGAACGGTTGCTGTTTGCGTGGAAAGATTATAGATCGAATCGCCATTGGCAAGGACTAGCCCCTGCGGTGCCGCATAGGTAGCGTTAAATTGATTTGCCGGCAACCTCTTCTCCTCGATGTTGCCCTGAATCAGGAGTCCGAGGGAGTTGTCATCCAAGAATCTGTCGCCGACCGTCCCCGCTACTTTGTAGTTGCTGTATGAGTTGTCCAGTTTTGTATATCCCCCGTTGCCGCGAACATCATAATGGAACCCTTCTTGCGCCGTCTTTAATGTAAGGTTGACCGTCCCGCCTAACGCGTCGGCATCCATATCCGGACGCAGGGTCTTCGAAAGCTCCACTCCCCGCACCAGATCGTCGGAAAGTATACTCAGATCTATGCTCCGGTCGCCGTAGTTGGTCGAGACCATCGGGACGCCTTCGATGGTGATATTATTGTACTTCGGTGAGAGGCCGCGCACGACAACGGCATCGGCCTCGCCAGCATTACGTTGCAACGACACCCCGGGAAGTCTCCCGATGGATTCCGCGATATTCGCGTCGGGCAATTCCTTCATCTTTTCTGCCGACACCACATTGATCAGCGTACTCGACGCCAACTGCTGGTTGATGGAAGACAACTGGCCGCGCGCCTGTGCCGTGACAACGACCGTTTCGCCAATCACCGAACCAGCCGCAAGCGAAATTTCCTGCTGCACGGTCCCATTTTCTGCGAGCGTCACCTCGACCGTGATCGGTTTATATCCTACGTACGACACCTTCAATGTTACTTTCCCCGCAGGGACGGTATGGATGGTGAACTTTCCGTCGATGTCGGCTGCCGCACCGAGGTTGGTGCCCGCAACGATCACATTGGCCCCAACGAGCGCTTCGTGCGAGTCCTTATCAACAATCCGGCCGTTGATCGTTCCGGTTCCCTGCGCAAACGCTGACGCGGTGATCAACAACAATGCTGCAACTGCACACGCCAGTTTCATTCGATTGTAAGAAGTCTCAATAGACATTTTTTCTTCTCCGATGAATTAGTTGCCGCTGAGGGTAGTATGGTAACTTCAGACTTGAATTAAAGCTCGATGTGATGGTGGAGACTTGGAAGAGAACACCGTGGTCACCTGGCGCAAATTTAGGTTGTACTTTTTTGATTGTCAAGCCCTTTTTTGATTTGCAACTCACGATAACGTACTTGCGTTCATAAGATCACAAGGCTCTGCCGGCATCAATTGGTTTTTTCCGGCAACCATCTGACCGACCTTGAGATTCGGCGAACCATCAGCCTAAAACGTGAAAAGAGTTGAAGTAATACTTGAATCGGTACGGCGGGCATATTCAGCACATTCATTCAGCTTACCAAAGTATTGTTTTCGGCATGAACGAAGTTTTCCTTAAAATCATGGTTCTTGCATACATGATGCCATACTTTTGACCTTCATATATGGCATAAATATGCAAAAAAGGGAGATTACCTATGTGTCGTATTTACGCCCGCGTTTATTATTTTGATAAAGTGTATCATTGTAATATAACAGGCCATGAGCCGCTTATTTCCAGTCGTCTGTCCTGAAGGATGATGCCGGAAGCCCTTCCACGTTGTAGAGCGTCGCCGCCGGTGTATTAGTGAAAGCATAGCGTACGGCAACGGGATGCGCCACGCCGTCAGCCGAGATCAGCA contains these protein-coding regions:
- a CDS encoding carboxypeptidase-like regulatory domain-containing protein — translated: MSIETSYNRMKLACAVAALLLITASAFAQGTGTINGRIVDKDSHEALVGANVIVAGTNLGAAADIDGKFTIHTVPAGKVTLKVSYVGYKPITVEVTLAENGTVQQEISLAAGSVIGETVVVTAQARGQLSSINQQLASSTLINVVSAEKMKELPDANIAESIGRLPGVSLQRNAGEADAVVVRGLSPKYNNITIEGVPMVSTNYGDRSIDLSILSDDLVRGVELSKTLRPDMDADALGGTVNLTLKTAQEGFHYDVRGNGGYTKLDNSYSNYKVAGTVGDRFLDDNSLGLLIQGNIEEKRLPANQFNATYAAPQGLVLANGDSIYNLSTQTATVQQTDTKRNRYGASAVLDYVSDFFSAKFYSVYDQKKDSTLTRSNQTTFLSGQFFSQIFANQTKTEQWSHSAQFLFKLGKTELPLSFTYTKGDVSSPLAQQIDIYGFEPTGFPVLKVQQTNFVQPSILMNYNGVQQPQYSLLQEPWIINTSLSDQDYDAKADWKIPFKFSDEFSGTITAGGKYHSVTRSSNRDQYGLYIQYGQGKGARDDMISYLTAHYPGFSTDPTLQTGIEANNFVDPNYKGGSILGYAIGPQYNVAQLESINSYFYANRGPGTAIDEYLISGVNSFNQDYSDKEHTVAGYLMGEFNIGTSLTVIPGARFQQENTDITSYHILVDPLSPTGIVGSPSPSESKRNNPYWYPSVNVKYKASEKVQLLAAVYRSVSLPSFIDIDP